In the genome of Pseudomonas sp. B33.4, the window ATGGTGCCGCTGAGCCTGCTCGGCGCTTCGGTGGCTGACTCGGTGAAAGTCGGGATGCACACGCTGGAGGCGGGTTCATTTGAAATCCCGCCACCACCGGCCAGTGTCGAGAGCTGGCCATTGATTGGCGCGCCGCTGTTTGGCATCTGGCAGCATGCTTCGCAGGATTTGAGCTGGGCGTTCAAGGAACTGGCGCCGCACCTGAGCAGTTGGGGCAAAGTGCTGCTGCACCAAGCCGCCGGAGTCGGTGCCGGGATCGTGGTGTTCGTTGTTGCTTTGATTGTCGCCGGGCTGATCATGAAAAACGGTGAACGCGGTCACCGTACCGCCGTGGCGATTACCACACGCATCTCCGGGCCGGTGCGCGGCCCGCAGATTGCCGAACTGTGCACTTCGACCATCCGTGCGGTGGCACAAGGTGTGGTCGGGATCGCTTTTATCCAGATGCTGCTGATCGGGGTCGCGCTGGTGATCATGGGCATACCGGCCGCGGGCATTCTGGCTTTGATGGTGTTGCTGCTGGGCATCATGCAATTGCCGGTGCTGCTGATTACCGTACCCGTGGTGATCTATGTCTTTGCCAACGATGGCGTCAGTGCCAGCACCGTCATTTTCACCGTGTGGATCATTATCGCCGGGCTCTCCGACAACGTGCTCAAACCCATGTTGCTGGGACGCGGTGTCGCGGTGCCAATGCCGGTGGTGCTGATTGGCGCACTTGGCGGCATGGTCACCAGCGGCATCATCGG includes:
- a CDS encoding AI-2E family transporter is translated as MEDKPLITFHSSRALLDVLIRAGLITVLVLFCFDIFHPFLNVMLWALILAITLYPLNQKLGARLGNRYGWAAIVLVLLGLLILMVPLSLLGASVADSVKVGMHTLEAGSFEIPPPPASVESWPLIGAPLFGIWQHASQDLSWAFKELAPHLSSWGKVLLHQAAGVGAGIVVFVVALIVAGLIMKNGERGHRTAVAITTRISGPVRGPQIAELCTSTIRAVAQGVVGIAFIQMLLIGVALVIMGIPAAGILALMVLLLGIMQLPVLLITVPVVIYVFANDGVSASTVIFTVWIIIAGLSDNVLKPMLLGRGVAVPMPVVLIGALGGMVTSGIIGLFTGPVILAVGYELFIGWVYQPADVTELLESQRQENLP